The following coding sequences are from one Ursus arctos isolate Adak ecotype North America unplaced genomic scaffold, UrsArc2.0 scaffold_23, whole genome shotgun sequence window:
- the LOC125282562 gene encoding olfactory receptor 4A47-like, with product MDPRNNVTYFVLLGLTQDPKEQKVLFVMFLLFYILTVVGNLLIVVTIAVSRTLGSPMYLFLANLSFMDVTYSSCICPRLISHLLLGENTISFQSCMTQLFTEHFFGGSEVFLLLVMAYDRYVAICKPLHYLMIMRQWVCVVLLVVSWVGGFLHSVIQVSTIYGLPFCGPNIIDHFSCDMYPLLQLVCTDTYVIGLLVVANGGLICTIVFVLLLTSYGVILHSLKNLSPEGRRKALQTCGSHITVVVFFFVPCIFMYSRPAKTFPIDKSLSVFFTVITPMLNPLIYTLRNSEMSNAMKQLWGRSVT from the coding sequence ATGGACCCAAGAAACAATGTAACTTACTTTGTCCTCTTGGGCCTCACCCAGGATCCAAAGGAACAGAAGGTCCTTTTTGTTATGTTCTTGCTCTTCTATATTTTGACTGTGGTGGGAAACCTGCTCATTGTGGTGACTATAGCTGTCAGTAGGACCCTGGGCTCACCTATGTACTTGTTTCTTGCTAACTTATCTTTTATGGATGTCACTTATTCCTCTTGCATTTGCCCCAGATTGATTTCACACTTGTTGTTGGGGGAAAATACCATATCCTTCCAATCTTGTATGACTCAGCTATTTACAGAGCACTTTTTTGGTGGATCAGAGGTCTTTCTTCTGCTGGtaatggcctatgaccgctatgtggccatctgtaaacCCTTGCATTATTTGATGATCATGAGGCAGTGGGTGTGTGTTGTGCTGCTGGTAGTATCCTGGGTCGGAGGTTTTCTGCATTCAGTAATTCAAGTTAGCACTATTTATGGGCTCCCATTCTGTGGCCCCAATATCATTGATCATTTTTCCTGTGACATGTACCCGTTATTGCAATTGGTCTGTACTGATACATATGTCATTGGCCTGTTAGTTGTGGCCAATGGAGGACTGATCTGCACTATTGTGTTTGTGCTCTTGCTCACCTCTTATGGTGTCATCTTGCACTCTCTAAAGAACCTTAGTCCGGAAGGGAGGCGGAAAGCCCTCCAGACCTGTGGTTCCCACATCACTGTGGTGGTCTTCTTCTTTGTTCCATGTATTTTCATGTATTCAAGACCTGCTAAGACCTTCCCCATTGACAAATCATTGAGTGTGTTTTTTACAGTCATAACCCCAATGCTGAACCCACTGATCTACACTCTGAGAAATTCTGAGATGTCAAATGCTATGAAGCAGCTCTGGGGAAGAAGTGTCACATGA